Below is a genomic region from Syngnathoides biaculeatus isolate LvHL_M chromosome 5, ASM1980259v1, whole genome shotgun sequence.
AAATCTAAATTACATAATGGGAAGACAGGAAAAAGGGTATCACCGCCTCTAAAGCAGCATTTTCCCTTTtcagctggggaaaaaaaaaaaccccaaaacgttAAGTTGAAGTGATCTGAGGAAACCCACCGATAATCTGATGAGTTCTATTCCAGATCGGCACGCATAACACCGATCGGATGTGAAATCCTGAGGCTTGGTCCGCCTAGAAAACACATCACAATGACTTCAATCCTTTTGAGGGAAGAGTTGAAACGAATAAAAGTTCGGCGTTAAGATGACCTCGGCGTCAAAGCGGGGGTCTTGGCACACGTCGCTGATGTTAACGGGGAGCCCCGTGGAGGCCACCAGCTCGGCGATGCTGTTATTGATCAGCCAATCGGAGCACGACAGCTTCTCGATGCTAATAGATGCGGATAgagcgccacaaaaaaaaaaaaaacaacaacaatatcgTCCATGGTGCCAAAATATGTATAGAACTCGtccacggcgccatattgccggtcaaagcTAGCTGCTCTCCAgtgcgggagccgttgaacctgagcagatttttcaaattgcccgagacctgttgtgcagTTGCTTGTcccaacagacgagacagattttcaaagagatcattcgatggaataccagctttaaaaagaccagaaaatatcgatggatttcggcaattaaacgtgatggaaggtccccgaccaaaatacgcacgactgtgtagcaatcgcttcatttcaggtaggaattattcttctcaatctcaaattaccaaaaagtatttataatgcccaGTTGGCTCATTCGAGagcaatgcgtattttaaaaaaaaagaaaataaacggtctgtcgcagcagagaggttaacgtgtggccgcaatcgctttcgtgtacgttccgtggagacgactccgccctcctttttttctcggtcatagttaatgaatgcgagtttgtgtaaaaccaaaggtcatttatttaaatatcggtAGTTTTATTGAAtattagctgaaaagatcgatggattccggcaaaggttaacgtgtggccggatacgcttccgtgttcacgagctgtcaaaaccgtcaccATGTCAGATATAttccaacaaagtatttgtacgcgtccaaacttttatacgctttcaaacttttccgtgtaaatctcgacgacttactcaccagatccatgtgtcgatccagttgtccaagacaagtggaagcgaattaacggttcaatttcttatcgacgaaaacattgacttcgacCTCTATGCCgggtgtctctcatttttccacgtaccttcgtttgtTATcaaccttctaaatgtttaacgatttcagacaaaactctgggcgccGTGCTATCAGACATactttcgtgtcgtctccaaccgacttagcgttgAACAAAGCTtcgttagaccggcaatatggcgatgtcacgtgatttttatgacttaggtgcacgagctctatcagtgatggaaatgttgaatggaatatacaaataaataatcattGGTTTCCTTTGCCACTAAACCCCGCcacccaaaacaaacatttgtggaTCAAACACCTGTggttacattttcttttccacttgtgcttagaaaaaaaaggaaagttagcccaaaaaaaatacttttaattcTGAACAATTGTGAACAATTCAAAAGTTTCGAGAAGGTCAAATGAAGTTCGCAAGGTTACCCATCGCATTTTAAGGTCATCTTGCAAATATTCCAAACATTTTGTGAGCTGTGTaaattttttccttttctttctgcgTTTGCTCGTCCGTTTTTTTTGAACGTCACCTGATGTCACGGTGCATGTTGCTCAAGGGCGACATCAGCTCGAACGTCTTGGAGAACTTGACAACCTTACAGGAGACATCGCCGTGAGCATTGTTTAGCAACAGGGACGGCTGCAAACAAGTTTGCAGTCGCTCCTCAAGCGTAGCGAAAGACTTTATTGATAATGCCGAAGCCGTTGAGCAGATTTTATTTAAAAGCCGCACCTGTGACTCGATGTCCTCGAGAAGAAGTACGGAGCAGCGTTCGCACTGCAGGAGGGTCAAGGCCCGTTGCATGATCTTCCTCACGATCTTCTCCAAATCGGTCTGCTCCTCAAACAGGTCGTTGACCACCTCCAGCAAAGCCTGAGCCGGCAGAACGGGCTCTAAAACGCGTCATATTTGGACAGCGCCCGCACTCGCGACAGCCGACGGATTTTGCACCAAACTCAGCTGCATAAATCgcggttaaaggtcaagtgttatgaaatggatgatttttagtatattattgatggaaaaaaacggcagccggtatggacccacccgtttttttttcaccacaaaacatgattttgacgtatttgtggctttttgtcactcgcgccatgaaaatcctctcgagggatttgttttcgacaacaagcaggaagtgacgtaggaggcagtagcgcgccaAACGGACTCGCTTGTTTCTAttggttttacctgctggaagttagctcgttgttccttcgtgttagccaaaatgccggctcgttgaatttacccttcataagtttccaagagacccggttcgtcgtgaaaaatggattgcgcgggtgcacaggatgagagcttcgtgagttccaaataacaggtaggtgtgtttcaataaataaataatagtttggggcggaccacgtaatccgtctctcataatgtaacaaaaaaaagggccgcgtacgtatgactggggtgctaaatgtgtcggaCGGCTTGCGCGTCGGGctcaccggcgaaggctgccgcgttgtgcctcgcggacgagcacagcttcggccggctcatacatactgtctggaagTCTGtggttagttagaagtgatcctcatatcatctaaatatggctcgaaacaatggggtgatattgccccggacacttcactcgattgtgagatgttctcttctttgaaaagagcttccgtgtctcatagtagatgggcggacgagccgccggccaagtcgtgcctcgcggacgagcacggcttcggccgggctggctcatacatactctctgggagtctgttgttagaagtaatccgcatatcatctcaatatggctccaaacaataggctaatattgcccctcgattgtgagatgttctcttcttccgtgtctgaaggggcgtgtcccacagtaggtggcacagcgtattttcaatggcgaatgtccggggtgacgtcacaggcaatatgtttttttttttcgtatagacattgaagtggataatgttatatctatttttcatttcactatctgttttagaatgtttatagggatgacctataaataaacaaattgcGCATTTCCTCTTTGTGTGAACGCGCTTGACGCCGTCGCTCACCCTGCTCCTTTCGTACTCCTTGCGAGACTCCGAAAACAACTTGGCGTTGGAGATGGATATTCCACAGAAGGGGAGATACATTTGCAGCACCTGAgtggaaatgtacaaaaaaaaaaaatgcgttgtGACCGTGGAACACTTCTATAAACTACTCAGTTCCAAAAGTTTAATGTTAATACAAGTATTTAACGTCAAGGGGGTTTTAAACTGTTCAAATCAACTCAAACCGACGCGATAACTCTATCCTGCCACCTTGTGGACAGCCTCAAAAGGACGATGTTAGGCTTGTAGGCCAGCCTGGTGTCGGTGACGGCCGATGTGTGGAGTTCAGCAAGCCCGCGCTCGAATTGTTCGGCCGTCCAGCCGTCCGTTGGTACCGACGAACTGCTCTATGTCACGTCGTAGATTTTGAGACGCTGTAATCGGACGCGACGGACCGGGTCGCCGTTTGGATGACCCGGTCGATGGCATTGAAGCAAACGCTGCCTGGACGGcagcgcacgtaggtcatgtgactcgccaaaatggcggcgctggtgaaaattcgtaattgccgattaaaaaaaaaaaaaaaatcttctcaaaacaacattaaatgagagacgattaacatcatattttcaagatacagtacatatcacatgacctattgggtTCATTGTTGATCCATatcaccggaatttccctttattGATTAGCACGATTTCCCAACTGTTTCGTCGGATTCCCAGCGACTGGAATAAGTTGAATATATCACGTCGTCGTCTAAAATGTTCGTTTGTCTCTGCGTttccgtgccccccccccggggACGTAACCCGAGTCACCTTCTCGTCGTCCTCGGTGAACGGCGTCCCCGCCGGGTTCTTGTTGATGGCTTGCACCACGCCGATGACCTCGCCGTCGCTGTCGCAGATGGCCATGCAGAGGACGGACTGGGTCTTGTAGCCCGTCAGCTTGTCGATCTCGTCGCTGAAGCGGTGGTCCTGCGAGGATGCAAAAGGTCGGATgcgcaaaagaagaagaagaagattttcagTTGAGCAGGCCCGAGAGCACTTGGGAAGACCGCCGCGGTCGCCCCGGACATTGTCGAGGACAGCCAGCGATGTCGCACGCCGCCGTGAGCCATTAAACGGGGTGCGCATTTGGATCATTATTTTGGTTGTGTTGCCATAACGACACTCGTAACGTGGAACGTAAAAGTAAACGACGCGGCAAGCGGCTAGATAGACTCCGCGGTGCTCACCGCGGCAACGGGATGATGCTCGCGTTACCTCAAAGTTCTTCCAGTCAAACGTCTTTTCGCTTTTCAgcacattcaaacaaacaatgcggcgaagatgaaaaatgcaaatgcgTAAAACAAACTCagatgaaccaaaaaaaaaaaaaacaattgcacgtgtgctgaataaataaatatagaaatgaATAACTTTTCTCGAAGACCTTAAATAATAAATGATGCGAGATGACCTGTCGTATGCAAACAAAAGATTAAATTCCCTCAAAAATGTGTTCAGATGGCCTTTTCTGAGTACAGTAAAAGTACATATTCGGCCTAACTACTATAAAAAGTTTTTACAtcgtaaaaacaaaacttaaaaaaaaattctcaaaaacaGAACTAAAAGTTTATATATAGGATTATGCAAATGAAAATTGGCCTGCAAAGGCTCACGAACGAGTCTGTTCTCAATTCCCAtacctgcattaaaaaaaaaaaaaaatcaaaataaatatgtaagtCAAAGGCCAAAAGTGATGATAGCACATACTGCAAAGTGTAACTATAATATGTGTCAAATAAATACCGTGAATatatttggaaatgttcagCTTTACAAGTCAATAAAATGCAGATTGCAATTAACAAAAACACGCATAAGTGGTCATTTAAAGGCATACGGGAGAGTATATAAATATGTCAACATCTGCGTATGGACAGTATTTGAAACGGCTCCGACGATGATCATGAGTACTACGAAGTATACAGTATGTTCGGTGTACTTGGGGTGAGGCAAAAAGAATAGGACAGTGTGTTTAAGAGAACGTGCCGAGTACATGCACAAGAGCTGCAGTGTATTAAAAGAATATCTTCAAATATGGATATCAATAATGAAGGTATGCAGGAGGGACTTTATCCACATTACTCATAGCTGAGGTACTTGCTCTACTGAGTATGATTATGTTTTGAAGATagaatttacagtatattgttgtCGCTTAGTAATGCAAGGGTGTGTAaactttgacaccccccccccccaagcattTCTAATGTGAATAATTTTACACTCAATTATTCCATAGATTAATCAAATAATTGTATGAAAAGTAGTTTTGCATTGAGGTTAAATGTAAAATCTGTTTTTCCCCCAGAATGTATATTAGGCACTAATTAATTGTTGTTTATTGACAAAacgtaaataaatgaaattgtaCTCAGCGACAGTTTGAAACCGAGCGCTATTTCTTgggggaatatttttttatattattgaaATATATAATAATCTATTATTTTCAGACTAATTGTGACGCGGTCTGTTGTCCTTCACCTGGTACGCGTGAGGGATGTTGACGGTCTCTCCGTGCTCGGCCACGTATCCGATGATGCCCTTGCCCCAGGGCACCTGCACCTCGCCGGGGTTGAGCGCGCAGGAGGACGGCCCGACGGTGGTGGCCGAGTGCACGTCGAAAACTTTGGACACGAGCGTCCTCTTGTGCGGGGGTCCCTCCACCAGGAACAGGGAGCACCTGTCGGCGTCCACCAGGATGCAGGCGTTGATCAGGATCTTGTAGCTCAGGTTGGTCAGGTCCAGTTCGTTGGAGATGTCCTTGACCAGTTCCAGGAAGAACTCCCGCTCGTTGGTCTCCCTCAGGCGGTACTTGTGGTCGGTGGCGGTGGACGCGTACTGGGGCACGCTGACTCTGGACTCCAGCAGAGCGCTGAGGATGTGCGCCGTGGTGGGGGGCAGCGAGCTGGCTTTGCGCAGGAGCGCGCGTCGCCTCATGCTGGACTGGGGGTCGTGCTGGCCGAAGCTGGCGTGCTCGTCGTAGGTCCGGTGCGCCACGGTGGCTTTGGAGCGGGCGAAGTTGCGTCGGAGCTCCACGTGAGACGACCGACGGCGCAGAGCGTCCGGATTGGCCGGCCACGGAGAGGGCTCCCCGGCCGGGGCGGCGCAGGGGACTTTCGGCGCCCGGTGCTCCCGCAGCCACCTGCTGATGTGCTCGCACTTGGCCTTGCGCACCAAATACTCCTCGAACAGTTCCGGGTGGCCGTCCAAAAACGCCTCCACGTCGGAGTAGTCGGAAGCCATCGCGGCGGTGGGAGCTGCGAGGAGCGAAAGACGCGCCGGGAACTGCGGAACATGAGCGGAGCCGAGGCTTAGCTGCCCTCCCGACGCCAACCCGTTCGCTACCGATGTCGACGCCATCTTCGCGACGGCACGTGGGTGGGAGGGGAGCGGCCACAGGTAGGCCCGCAAGGGGGGAAAGGTTTCCCTCACTTTTCTTGTGGAATATTATTATGAGTCATGAACGAAGACATATCATGGTCATTTTACCAGTCGGGAGACATTTCTTCGTTAACTTCAGTGTATAGTCACgccatatttttattattattattattattattattattatattagccGAACACATCTTTGCCACGGATTTTCAGTGTGGCATGGATAACTCGAGTAGTACTCGGGCTTTCTCTTGTGGTACACGAATGAAGCACTGCCcgagtacagttcagttgtatttaattaTGTATTTGCGTTCTATAAGAACTGCGGTGCTTAATATGTTCCCAAAACATATTCATCAGGGATAAATGTTATGAAAAACACTTTGATTTACATATTATCTACTATAAAtgtacgtccatccatccatcaattttctagaCTTTGCAACGTCCATTTTGATAAATTTGCATTATGAAAAAAGGGGTTTTCATCTTTTATTAACTTGCAAATTGCCCATAGAGGAAGAAGGGGgttcgcgcccccccccccacccccactccgaGCAGATGCATGTCCCAAAACGTCTTCCCACCTGCCACCTCAGTAACACAAcaaacgtccatccattttcttagctgcttatcctcacgagggtcacggggagtgctggagccttatcccagctgtcaacaggcaggaggcgggttacaccctgaactggtcgccagccaatcacagggcacatagagacaatcacaccgaggggcaacttagagtgtccgattaatgttgcattttttggggatgtgggaggaagccggagtgcccggagaaaagccacgcaggcccggggggaacatgcaaacgccacacatgcgggtccgggattgaactcgggacctcagaactgtgaggccagcgctttactaAAGCTAAATGCAGTACGACACAAAtgccatgtcattatccaagccgcgtatcctcacaagggttgcgggaaagctgtagcctatcccagccagcttcaggcgaaaggcggaaggctacaccctgaactggtcgccagtcagtcagttgcagggctgatatcgacatcatcactgagcgggaatcgatcccacgcagCCCGCactaaaggcaggcgtgtgtaccactacaccatcatacattatatattcatttttgtaaatgtatattttttgtctttttgtgcttTTGATGCACACTTAGGTCTACTACattctgtattttcattttagacCTAATGAAGAACTCGTTATCGTTGGTGCTGGGGGTAAAACTCCTTATGCCTAACATGATATAATAAtacgcatttgtatttttttatgcccCATGGAGGATGATAAAACAAGGATTGGgctttgatggggggggggggtttctcaaACTGCATTCTAGTAAAAAGCCAGCAGGAGACACTCTTTTTCTGCGGGGGAGATGACTTCCAGTTGTTTTAATAGAGAACCGTTTATTCAGAAATCcatatgaaatttaaaaaaaaaaaaaaagattgtcatcaaataaataaatgaatggaaaaaaattatcattaaTGTTAACAATCTTCTTGTCGCCTCCCCACCGCTGCACGGAAAAGTGGGAAGTGATGCAAATACCTCGCAATCCCTCATGTAGCACATGAAAAATGAGTTGTTGCACATGAAAGACGCTGCGGGCTGCTCGCCGCACTTCCCGTTGGATCCGCTGGACTCGTCTTTTGATCTCGGGTTGCATAATGTTGAACGCGGACTGTTTGATAACATCGCCGACCGCGTACGGCCTGACGTAAATTGAACGCGTTCATCTGGCTTTTAAACCGGACCGTTTACCGTAGAGTTCATGCACAAAGTcttggaaaattattttattgaaggaaaagaagtataTTGAGCACCAAGATGAGAAAAgacaacgtaaaaaaaaaaacacatcggcGTACACGCACAGCCCTCCAGCTGTTCAGTTCTTACCTGCCTGCCCCTGCTCGGTTTGTACGAATGAAATCAGTCGAACCCTGTCCAGTTCTTCTGGTCTCCCCCAGGGCTCCCTCTTAGGTCCCCTCCTCTTTATCATCCAACCTCTTGGCAATATTTTCTGCCAAACATATGACACCCGGCatggcctgcgtgggttttctcccggcactccggtttcctcccacaccccacagacatgcaacattaattggacacactaaattgcccctaggtaagATTGTCAGCgcagctgtctgtctcgatgtgccctgcgattggctggtaaccagttcgtGGTGTACCcggtctcctgcccgttgacagctgagataggctccagcacaccctgcgacccttgtgaggataagcagctaggatATATGACACCCAGCTCCACTTGACCACCAAAAGAATCGTGACTCTTCGtccttccaacctgtcaatcgcctctgttattattattattatcattatcataaTTAGCTTAAAATAGCATAGTCCAGGGCGGCACGGTATATAACCTGGTTAAGCGGtgacctcccagttctgaggacccgggttcaatcccggccccgcctgtgtggagtttgcatgctgtccccgtgcctgtgtgggttttctccaggtgggcactccggtttcctcccacatcccaaaaacatacaacattaattggaaactctaaattgcccctaggtgcgattgtgagtgcggctgtttgtctcgatgtgccctgcgattggctggcgaccagttcagggcgtaccccacctcctgcctgttgatagctgggatcagctccagcactcctcgcaacccttgtgaggataagcggctaagaaaatggatggatggatgaattgcccctaggtgcgattgtgagtgcggctgtttgtctcgatgtgccctgcgattgtctggcgaccagttcagggcgtaccccacctcctgcccgttgatagctgggatcggctccagcactccctgcgacccttgtgaggataaatggctaagaaaatggatggatggatggctggatggatatatgaCACCGAGCTCCACCAAAATAATCACGACTCTTCGtccttccaacctgtcaatcgcctctgtcattattattattatcataattaGCTTAAAATAGCAAAGTCCATCATGAACTGTGAGGCGTATCACACACATTTTtgcagttacattttttttttccccctcacaaaTTTGTCCGAGCACGGAGATTTAAAGGAAAGACAAACGGCTTCAAATGGACGTGACCCTGGAAGTACAAAAAAGTAACAGGAAGTAAGGGACCAGGCACACGGACGCTGCTTGTCCACACAACTCAAAGCGTCAGTGCTAAAAAGACTGCATGGATGAACAGGAAGTTGAAGCGACATCTGTGACGcaagaaaaatgttgcaaaagaaTATAAATGTTGGATGTAATGATGTCGCTTGATGGCAGATCTGACTTCAGACTTCCTTTTGTAGCAAGCGTGCATTGGAGttatttatgattaaaaaatcCGCTGCAATAGAAAATCAAAGACTAAATGTCCTGCGCAGAAAACAAGGCTATCTTATGTTTTGATCCTCATTAatatcaaatgaaaacatttcttcaaaggtAACTTCAAGATTTCAATACATTTCTCTGTGTAACCTCATATCAGCTtcatcgtctttttttttttttttttatatccttgTCGATATCATAAAGCCACTGCTATAAATATACAGCGGCAGGAATTGCAATTTAATTTTTCCATCAGACCCAAATCTATATAATTGGTTACTGGCCTGCtggccatttttttattttttattttacttcgtCTCTCAAACGCTTCTCGCGGGAATCTCAATTAAAAAGCACAACGCCGCAGAATCTTATTGCGCGTTGCTGCTCGCCGGCTTGCAGTCATCGGAGAGGCGGCGGCGCTGATCCGTGAACACTTTGTACTTTGTTTTCATGGCCGACGCGTCCATCTTTGAACGAGATGTAAAGGAATGCTAACGTGACCGGTTATATTTCACCGCTTTGGTGCTGTTGActggcattttgtttttatacttATCCGTTGTACACTGCAGACTTTCAATTGGCTGGCCGTCGGCCCGGCGGTGACCCCGCCCCTCGCCCGAAGACAGATGGGAAATGGCCCACCTCGCCCGTGGCGCTAAATAGTTTAAGTCACTGTGAATTGATGGGCGCGTGTGCACCTGTGCGccatcgcgctcgcaaatctgcacagtcgaggacgaaaaatcacgcgggtaaaatttgttacgagtagaaatacataaatattgaaagacgtcgcttattttgtgtcgtcttgaccaatgttccctctaagctgcgccactgcgcaattgcgcactctcagcgcacatgaaaaccgatccagcccAGTggaccacagcctgacgtcttttttttattatgattattatatatatatatatattttttaacacagaagCACATGGTCTCCAACGAgcagctgctcagcctacttctacttcctagtttacctgacaccgcccccctctgctcttaaaggtgTACACTCATACTTACAAAccgaacacacacccacaactttatagaGCTTTCATTAAATCACGTCACTGggcggaagtgtcggtcaaacaaagcattctttaatgctaagtcggttggagacgacacgaaaatatgtcttgtagcgcgACGCttagagtcttgtccgataccgttagacatttagaaggtgaaaataaacgatggTACGTgggaaaattagataaactcggcatggacgacccgtatttaatgccaccaataagaaagtggactgtttattggcttccgcttgtcttggacaactggatcgacacatggatctggtgagtaagttgtcgagatttacacaaaagAGTCTGAAAGCgtggaaaagtctggacgcaatcaaatactttgttgctggatctgttctcaacggggagaaggctcgtgaacgcggaagcgtactcgggtacacgttaacctttgccggattccatcgatcttttcagctcgtattcagtagaaataccaatatttaaatatatgacccattgttttacacaaactcgcactcattaactatgattgggaaaaaaagacgacgcgttttcggctcgtgaacgcggaagtgtgttcgacgacacgttaacctttgccggaatccatcgatccttTCGGCtactattcaatacaaataccaatacggtatttaaataaatgaccgctGGTTTGACAcaaaaaccgatccagcgcagtgaaccacagcctgacgtcttttggtttttttttaccaccgaAGCACAACGAGCTggtgctcagcctacttctacttcctagtttacctgacaccgcccctctccgctcttaaaggggtacactcataattacaaactgaacacacacacccgtaacttaatatctgcgggcatgactgactacacccgtatatttttcaaatgggagTAACTGGGATAATCAGAATAGAAAATGGGTTGGACGTAATCCAAAAATGCCTGGACACAATACAAGGTGTCTAAGAAAAGTTCTAGAACTGTTCCAAGTAAAGCTTTGCTAAACTTTAGCCAACCTACTACGGAAATGACTGAGATGTTAACTCACCTGATactctcatgaggatgagcagtcTGGTTGGATGTTTCATGTCTTGCAcctgttccatccatccaccctttcatccatcttagctgcttatcctcacaagggtcacggggagtgccggagccgagcccagctgtcaacgggcaagaggcgggg
It encodes:
- the LOC133500315 gene encoding dual 3',5'-cyclic-AMP and -GMP phosphodiesterase 11A-like, with the translated sequence MASTSVANGLASGGQLSLGSAHVPQFPARLSLLAAPTAAMASDYSDVEAFLDGHPELFEEYLVRKAKCEHISRWLREHRAPKVPCAAPAGEPSPWPANPDALRRRSSHVELRRNFARSKATVAHRTYDEHASFGQHDPQSSMRRRALLRKASSLPPTTAHILSALLESRVSVPQYASTATDHKYRLRETNEREFFLELVKDISNELDLTNLSYKILINACILVDADRCSLFLVEGPPHKRTLVSKVFDVHSATTVGPSSCALNPGEVQVPWGKGIIGYVAEHGETVNIPHAYQVKDNRPRHN